From the Deltaproteobacteria bacterium genome, the window ATGCGCTTGAGCCCGCTCAGGGGCTGAACCTTCACCGCCCGCGAGGCGGGTTTCGCGGCCACCGTGATCTCCTGGCGGGTGAAGGGCGAGATCATCTTGCGCGCCTTCGTCGCGGGCTTGCGCACGACCTTGACTTTCAGCAGGCCGGGAAGCGTGAACGTTCCCACCGCGCGTCTCCTGACGTGACGCTCGATGACCACTCCAAGCTCGTCCAGCACCGAGGCCACGTCCTTCTTCTGGAGCCCGGTCGATTCGGCCAGGGCGTCCAGGAGCCGGGTCTTGGTCATGGCCTCC encodes:
- a CDS encoding HU family DNA-binding protein, giving the protein MTKTRLLDALAESTGLQKKDVASVLDELGVVIERHVRRRAVGTFTLPGLLKVKVVRKPATKARKMISPFTRQEITVAAKPASRAVKVQPLSGLKRMAE